A stretch of DNA from Methanolinea mesophila:
CGGGGTCTGTAGAGAACGGGGCCAATCCGGGATTTTCGATGGAGGGTGCCGGCAACATAAAAAGATTACCCTGGATTCGCGGTCCTCGGACTCAGGTATGCATAGGACCGCCAGGCCCGCCGGACGAGTGTCCCCTGTGGGATATTCCCGAAAAAAAAGGTATTTTTATGTTATCCATGGTATGCAATCGAAAATCCGAAATTGCTGATGGTGCCGCTGGCGGTTACCTGCTGGTGATACTGGATTGTCGAAGCAGGTGACGACCCGGTCCCCTGCAGATCGTGGAAATTACCGAATGCAGAGATCGACCCGGTGGTCGGCTGTCCCTGTAATGTCATCGTCGGAAATGTGCTGGTCCCCGATCCAACGGAATCGAGCTGGTTCTGGAAAAGATTGCTGATACCCGAATATGCAGAGACACCCTGGATCATAAACACCAGGGATATCACGATAAGGATTGGGATTATACGTCGGATTATTCCTGCTATTGATCTCACCTCCTTGGCGTATCCTCTGTCTAATCTCGGCAAAGATTCCCCGTTAACCGGAGAAGTCTCTCCCGGGCGGTCATAAAATCCGGTGGATCCATGCCGCCACCAGAACACTCCCCCCCGCGTTATTTATATTAATACCATAGCGCCGGTTATCCGCATCGTCCGGTACACAGGACTTGCCTCGCACCGTTTTTGCAATCCTCCGATCAATGGGGATGGATTTCTCATATCCCGGAAAACTGACCTTTGCCGTGGGGGGGCCGGGAGGCACCGCTGAAGATTCTCTGCTTCACACGACAAGTATATTGAGCCCTGGAGAGATTTTACCTCATGGGAAACGGGCAGGAGATGCTCATGGAAAAGGCCCGCCGCCTGATGGATATGGGCAGGCATGAGGACGCCCTCCTCCTCTACGACAGGATCCTGGAGGCCGACCCCTCGAATCTCAAAGCCTGGGAATTCAAGGGAGATATCTATTACGAGCTCGGGAGACACGAGGAAGCGATACGGTGCTACGACCGCATCCTGTCGCTCGATCCCCGGAACCTTATCGCGATCTACAAGAAAGGGTACACCTTCCGGAAGATCAGGAGGTTTGCGGAGGCGATCGCCACATTCGACCAGGCCCTCGCGATAGATCCCGACTACTCTTACGCACTGAACGACAAGGGATATGCCCTGAACGAACTCGCCCGGTACGACGAGGCCATTGCCTGCTTTGACCGTTCACTCTCAGAAAACCCGCGAAACATCAGGGTCCTCACCGCACGGGGGATCGCGCTCCGCGATTCGGGCCGACCCGAGGAGGCCCTCCGGTGCTTCGACCGCGCCCTGGAGTTTAATGCGATCAATGCGTTCGTGTACTACCAGAAATCAGTCGCACTCCATATGCTGGGGCGGGAAGCCGAGGCCGAAGCCTGCATTAAGATGATAAATTTCCCCTGGAAATAACCGCGAACGTACCCATTTCCGCGGTAGTGCAACAATGGGCCGCAATAACGGCACGAAACGCTGAACTGCCGTCCCGGATCCCCGGGGATTACCTCCCCGATCCATTCCTCTGATCCCGGGCATATCGTCCATCATTCGGGACGTCCTGGTGGGGGCGGCGTCACGCTCCCGCCTCCGGGGATGCTCCGGTTCATGTTTCCCCGCACGAGGGAGGCAAAAATCCCGAACACACAAAGGAGGAAGAAGATCATGAAACTCAGGTGTATGCTGTCGATGAATTCGGGGATCTTCTCCTGGGTAATCTGGACACTCCCGATGATCGCCGCAAATACCATCATTGCAACTCCCATGGAGAGCATCTGACCGACCAGGCGCATAGTCCCCACCATCCCGGACGCGATCCCATAATACCGGGGATGGACCGAGCTCATGATCGCATTGGTATTCGGAGAGGAGAAGAGACCGAATCCCATTCCAAGGAAAAGAAGACTCCCCACGATGAATACCAGCATGGTATCCACCGAGAGGAATGTCAGGGATAGCAGGCCTACCGCAGTGAGCGTCATCCCCGCGGTGGCGATATACCTCGGCTCGATCCTGTCGGAGAGCCGGCCTGCGAGCGGGGCGAATATCGCCTGGGTAAGCGGCTGGGCCACAAGGATCAGGCCCGCATACTCTGCCGAAAAGCCCTTCCCGAACTGGAGGTAGAGGCTCATCAGAAAGGTCACCGCGAACGTGGCGGAATAGTTGACCAGCGCGGCGAGGTTCGAGAAGGTAAACACCCTGTTCCCTGAGAAGAGCCGTATTTCAAGGACCGGGTAAGGTGCTTTCAGCTCGTAATATACAAAGTATGCGATCCCTGCTCCGGCGAGGACGAGGAATCCCAGGGCCGCGGGTACCGGTCCGAGCGAGAGTCCATAGGTAAGGGAAGAAAGTGAAAGTCCGTAAATCACCGCGCCAATGAGATCGAACCTCCCGCCGGAGGGGTCTTTCCATTCCCCGGCGAGGTAGCGCAGGGTCATGGCGATCACGATGATTCCCAGGGGAATGTTGACCCAGAAGATGCTTCGCCACCCAAGAATGTCCGTCATATAACCGCCCAGGGTGGGCCCGAGTGAAAGCCCGAGATAGACGCACATTATGGTGATCCCAATGGCTTTGCCGCGTTCTTCCCTGGGGTAGACCGACGTAAGCATCGCCAGGCTTGTCCCGAAGATCATCGCGCTCCCGATCCCCTGGACGAACCGGAGGGCGATGATCATCGCGGGATCGAGGGAGAGGGAGATTACAAAGGAGGCGGTCGCGAATAGTCCTATTCCGGCGAGAAAGATCTTCTTCCTCCCGTAGAGGTCCCCGAGCTTGCCGAACGGGACCAGAAAGACCGCGCTCGCAAGGAGGTACGCGGTGGAGATCCACCCGAGCGTGATAGCGTCGAGCATGAACTCCTTTCCGATAGTGGGGAGCGCAATGTTCACCGCCGAGGTGTCGAACGGGGTCAGGAAGGAGCCCAGGGCCGCAATAAACAGGACCACCCTTTTCTTATCCCTCAAATGTGAAATTGCATCTCCGACGGCTGAAGAGGTCCCCACATTCATTCCTCCCGGTAGTTTCGCGGTAGTGATCCCGGTAGACCCGGATTTCTCTTAAGCCCTCGGTTTTCAAGCTCGCACCCGCGTGAATTCCCCGGAAGAGAAATCATAACGATATGTCATGCCCCATGTTTCACCTGGTATCATGAAGTACGAGATAAAATACCGTCCGTCCTACTCCCTCCTCGTGGTCCAGCTCAGCCCCGGGGAGCACATCGTCGCAGAAGCAGGCGCACTCACCTACATGCAGCCTGCTATCGAGGTGAAGACCCGGAAACGGGAGAAAGGGTTCTGGGGGAGTCTCGGGGTAAGTCTTGTAGGAGGTCAGAGTTTCTTTGTCAACGACTACACGGCGACCGCCGGGGTAGGGGAGGCCGCGTTCTCCGCCGCACCCCTGGGCGATATCGAGACTATGGATGTGGCCCCCGGCAAGGGGTTCATTATTCAGAAATCGGCGTATATCGCGTCGGAAGAGGGCGTCGATCTGGACATCCAGTGGCAGGGCTTCTCCAAAGGCCTCTTCGGGCAGGGGTTGTTCATGATCAAGGTGACCGGCTCGGGGAAACTGTTCATCAACACCTTCGGGGCGATCGACAAGCACACGCTGGCACCCGGTGAGGAGATGATTGTGGACAACTTCCACCTTGTCGCCTTCAGCGACAGCTGTCAGTACCAGGTGACAAAATTCGGAGGATTGAAGGAGACCCTGCTTTCCGGCGAAGGCCTGGTCACCAGGATCTCCGGGCCAGGTGATGTCTACATCCAGACAAAGAACGTGCGCGAGATGGCCGACTGGCTCTGGACGCTCATCGAGCCCCGGGTCCAGGCAAAGGCACGCTGAGAGCGTTCGACCGACTCTCCCACGCTTTTTTTCTCTTGTCTCCTGCCTTCATTCTCCGGAGTATTCCCTGATACAGCATTCCCATTTCTCTCCGCGATTCCCCTCCGGCATTCCGGGCGCGGGGGACCGTATCCCGGTTCCACTCCCGTCTCCGGAACGATCCCGGGTGAATCAGGTCGGAGCCTCGAACCCACGGACAGCCCCCATCACCAGTATCAGCACGGGGATGATTTCAAGCCTCCCGATCCACATCAGGCCGATAAACAGTATCTTGACCGGATCGGGGCTCGTCGGGGTGATGAACCCGGCTCCGAGGCCGTTATTCCCGATTGCAGAGACGATATCGAAGACCACGAACTGCGAGGGCAGGGAAGTGGTGACCATATGCAGGGCGAGG
This window harbors:
- a CDS encoding tetratricopeptide repeat protein produces the protein MGNGQEMLMEKARRLMDMGRHEDALLLYDRILEADPSNLKAWEFKGDIYYELGRHEEAIRCYDRILSLDPRNLIAIYKKGYTFRKIRRFAEAIATFDQALAIDPDYSYALNDKGYALNELARYDEAIACFDRSLSENPRNIRVLTARGIALRDSGRPEEALRCFDRALEFNAINAFVYYQKSVALHMLGREAEAEACIKMINFPWK
- a CDS encoding MFS transporter, giving the protein MRDKKRVVLFIAALGSFLTPFDTSAVNIALPTIGKEFMLDAITLGWISTAYLLASAVFLVPFGKLGDLYGRKKIFLAGIGLFATASFVISLSLDPAMIIALRFVQGIGSAMIFGTSLAMLTSVYPREERGKAIGITIMCVYLGLSLGPTLGGYMTDILGWRSIFWVNIPLGIIVIAMTLRYLAGEWKDPSGGRFDLIGAVIYGLSLSSLTYGLSLGPVPAALGFLVLAGAGIAYFVYYELKAPYPVLEIRLFSGNRVFTFSNLAALVNYSATFAVTFLMSLYLQFGKGFSAEYAGLILVAQPLTQAIFAPLAGRLSDRIEPRYIATAGMTLTAVGLLSLTFLSVDTMLVFIVGSLLFLGMGFGLFSSPNTNAIMSSVHPRYYGIASGMVGTMRLVGQMLSMGVAMMVFAAIIGSVQITQEKIPEFIDSIHLSFMIFFLLCVFGIFASLVRGNMNRSIPGGGSVTPPPPGRPE
- a CDS encoding TIGR00266 family protein, producing the protein MKYEIKYRPSYSLLVVQLSPGEHIVAEAGALTYMQPAIEVKTRKREKGFWGSLGVSLVGGQSFFVNDYTATAGVGEAAFSAAPLGDIETMDVAPGKGFIIQKSAYIASEEGVDLDIQWQGFSKGLFGQGLFMIKVTGSGKLFINTFGAIDKHTLAPGEEMIVDNFHLVAFSDSCQYQVTKFGGLKETLLSGEGLVTRISGPGDVYIQTKNVREMADWLWTLIEPRVQAKAR